Proteins encoded within one genomic window of Halodesulfurarchaeum formicicum:
- a CDS encoding glutathione S-transferase N-terminal domain-containing protein: MAEQTLDEPASVDADLTLYRLQGCPFCERVVRTLEDLDVSYHSRFVEAKHSERNVVQRLSGNREVPVIVDHNTGVTMGESPRIVKYLYKTYRNRGGD; this comes from the coding sequence ATGGCAGAGCAGACGCTCGATGAGCCCGCGAGCGTGGATGCGGACCTCACGCTGTATCGGCTCCAGGGCTGCCCCTTTTGTGAACGAGTCGTCCGGACCCTCGAAGACCTGGACGTGTCCTATCACTCCCGCTTCGTCGAGGCAAAACACTCCGAGCGAAACGTCGTCCAGCGCCTCTCCGGCAACCGCGAAGTGCCGGTGATCGTGGACCACAACACCGGCGTGACGATGGGCGAGAGTCCCCGAATCGTCAAATACCTCTACAAGACCTACCGGAATCGGGGTGGGGACTGA